The proteins below are encoded in one region of Apium graveolens cultivar Ventura chromosome 4, ASM990537v1, whole genome shotgun sequence:
- the LOC141721304 gene encoding uncharacterized protein LOC141721304 isoform X1: MKITRNLDPPSIPQSKTLTPSSQHSDLPKLRQPSTIRKPPHRKPRTTAAGVRLKRDGAPVGKRSRPETPLSKWKVNEVVKDAPVEDDSVTELTRKNVRKINKKKDVLISARKLAAGLWRLQLPEAPKNVGNRLENEQLGLQQSTSGHIEAAYLTHRSSTLYGSHLKDLPSSPHSACGHKNESSRKMKASLHNSNPAMEGATKWDPVFWKALDEVQSIYSHSKPIHEQVGAVSMVSALELELEQARGRIHELETERRSSKKKIEQFLKKLSEERAVWRSREHEKVRAIIDDIKSDLNRERKNRQRTEIVNSKLVSELADAKQSAKRFMQDFEKERKARELIEEVCDELAKEIGEDKAELEALKRESLNLRDEVEDERRMLQMAEVWREERVQMKLVDAKVTLEEKYAEMHNIIADLETFLSSKSSIADVEEMGRAELLRQVAASVNVKDISAFTYEPSNPEDIFSIFEDVKFGEPNERETENCGIYSPASHASKVCAVSPEAKNLYNKEENQKNFSSYPSQNGEVEDEDSGWETVSHVDDQGSSYSPDGSDPSVNKLRSESSVSGSGTEWEDNAGEETPTEIIEVCSVPTGQLKKVSSISRLWRTLPNNGENYKIIAVDGLKGRLSHGRLSNGTVTSLDHGSGKGGLSPTELIGHWSSPESRNHHINRGTKGCIEWPRGHKKSLKSKLLEARMETQKIQLRQVLKQKI; the protein is encoded by the exons ATGAAAATCACTAGAAATCTCGACCCTCCATCTATTCCCCAATCTAAAACCCTAACACCATCTTCCCAACATTCAGATCTTCCCAAACTAAGACAACCTAGTACTATCCGCAAGCCACCTCATCGGAAACCTCGTACCACCGCCGCCGGAGTCCGATTAAAGAGAGACGGAGCTCCGGTTGGTAAACGGAGCAGACCCGAGACTCCTCTCTCGAAATGGAAAGTCAATGAAGTTGTTAAAGATGCTCCTGTTGAAGATGACTCGGTCACTGAGTTAACTCGGAAGAATGTgagaaaaattaataaaaagaaaGATGTTTTGATCTCGGCGAGAAAACTCGCTGCTGGCCTTTGGAGATTGCAGCTGCCCGAAGCTCCTAAAAATGTCGGTAATCGACTCGAAAATGAGCAATTAGGTTTACAG CAGTCTACATCGGGGCATATCGAGGCTGCTTATCTTACTCATCGTAGTAGTACATTGTATGGTTCCCATCTCAAGGATCTGCCTTCAAGTCCTCACTCTGCCTGTGGTCACAAAAATGAGAGTTCTCGGAAG ATGAAAGCTTCATTACATAATTCTAATCCTGCGATGGAAGGTGCAACAAAGTGGGATCCTGTGTTTTGGAAGGCATTAGACGAAGTCCAAAGTATATACAGCCATTCAAAGCCTATCCACGAACAGGTAGGTGCTGTGTCTATGGTCTCTGCACTGGAGCTAGAACTTGAGCAGGCTCGTGGGCGAATTCATGAACTCGAGACTGAACGACGAtcatcaaagaagaaaattgaacaGTTTCTGAAAAAATTGAGTGAGGAAAGGGCTGTATGGCGAAGCAGAGAGCATGAGAAAGTTCGAGCTATTATTGATGATATAAAATCTGATCTGAACAGAGAGAGGAAAAATCGTCAGAGAACTGAAATAGTTAATTCCAAGTTAGTCTCTGAGTTAGCTGATGCCAAGCAATCAGCAAAACGTTTTATgcaggattttgagaaagagCGCAAGGCTAGAGAACTAATTGAGGAAGTCTGCGATGAGCTTGCTAAGGAGATTGGAGAAGACAAGGCTGAACTTGAAGCACTAAAGAGAGAATCTTTGAATCTGCGGGATGAAGTGGAAGATGAGAGGAGGATGTTGCAGATGGCCGAGGTTTGGCGTGAAGAACGAGTGCAGATGAAGTTAGTAGATGCAAAGGTGACACTTGAAGAGAAATACGCAGAGATGCATAACATAATTGCTGATTTGGAGACATTTCTTAGTTCAAAAAGTTCGATAGCTGATGTGGAGGAAATGGGAAGAGCAGAGCTCCTTCGACAGGTTGCAGCCTCTGTGAATGTCAAGGATATCAGTGCATTTACATATGAGCCATCAAATCCAGAAGATATTTTCTCTATTTTTGAGGATGTTAAATTTGGTGAACCCAATGAGAGGGAGACTGAAAATTGTGGGATATACAGTCCAGCCAGCCATGCTTCAAAAGTTTGCGCTGTTAGTCCAGAGGCAAAAAATTTGTATAACAAAgaagaaaatcagaaaaatttCAGTTCTTATCCGAGTCAAAATGGAGAGGTAGAAGATGAAGATAGTGGATGGGAAACTGTAAGCCATGTGGATGACCAGGGCTCAAGTTATTCGCCTGATGGTAGTGATCCATCTGTGAACAAGTTACGCTCCGAAAGTAGCGTGTCCGGAAGTGGAACTGAATGGGAAGACAATGCAGGTGAGGAGACACCTACCGAGATCATTGAAGTCTGTTCTGTACCAACTGGGCAACTGAAAAAGGTATCATCCATATCTAGGTTGTGGAGGACATTGCCAAACAATGGTGAAAACTACAAGATAATAGCAGTGGATGGTCTGAAAGGAAGACTTTCCCATGGACGTCTTTCAAATGGGACTGTAACTTCCCTAGATCATGGTTCAGGTAAAGGCGGGCTCAGTCCAACGGAATTGATTGGACACTGGAGCTCTCCAGAGTCGAGGAACCACCACATAAACCGGGGGACGAAAGGTTGTATAGAATGGCCACGTGGCCATAAAAAGAGTTTGAAATCAAAGCTTCTGGAGGCAAGGATGGAGACCCAAAAGATTCAGTTGCGCCAAGTCTTAAAGCAGAAGATCTAG
- the LOC141721304 gene encoding uncharacterized protein LOC141721304 isoform X2 encodes MKITRNLDPPSIPQSKTLTPSSQHSDLPKLRQPSTIRKPPHRKPRTTAAGVRLKRDGAPVGKRSRPETPLSKWKVNEVVKDAPVEDDSVTELTRKNVRKINKKKDVLISARKLAAGLWRLQLPEAPKNVGNRLENEQLGLQSTSGHIEAAYLTHRSSTLYGSHLKDLPSSPHSACGHKNESSRKMKASLHNSNPAMEGATKWDPVFWKALDEVQSIYSHSKPIHEQVGAVSMVSALELELEQARGRIHELETERRSSKKKIEQFLKKLSEERAVWRSREHEKVRAIIDDIKSDLNRERKNRQRTEIVNSKLVSELADAKQSAKRFMQDFEKERKARELIEEVCDELAKEIGEDKAELEALKRESLNLRDEVEDERRMLQMAEVWREERVQMKLVDAKVTLEEKYAEMHNIIADLETFLSSKSSIADVEEMGRAELLRQVAASVNVKDISAFTYEPSNPEDIFSIFEDVKFGEPNERETENCGIYSPASHASKVCAVSPEAKNLYNKEENQKNFSSYPSQNGEVEDEDSGWETVSHVDDQGSSYSPDGSDPSVNKLRSESSVSGSGTEWEDNAGEETPTEIIEVCSVPTGQLKKVSSISRLWRTLPNNGENYKIIAVDGLKGRLSHGRLSNGTVTSLDHGSGKGGLSPTELIGHWSSPESRNHHINRGTKGCIEWPRGHKKSLKSKLLEARMETQKIQLRQVLKQKI; translated from the exons ATGAAAATCACTAGAAATCTCGACCCTCCATCTATTCCCCAATCTAAAACCCTAACACCATCTTCCCAACATTCAGATCTTCCCAAACTAAGACAACCTAGTACTATCCGCAAGCCACCTCATCGGAAACCTCGTACCACCGCCGCCGGAGTCCGATTAAAGAGAGACGGAGCTCCGGTTGGTAAACGGAGCAGACCCGAGACTCCTCTCTCGAAATGGAAAGTCAATGAAGTTGTTAAAGATGCTCCTGTTGAAGATGACTCGGTCACTGAGTTAACTCGGAAGAATGTgagaaaaattaataaaaagaaaGATGTTTTGATCTCGGCGAGAAAACTCGCTGCTGGCCTTTGGAGATTGCAGCTGCCCGAAGCTCCTAAAAATGTCGGTAATCGACTCGAAAATGAGCAATTAGGTTTACAG TCTACATCGGGGCATATCGAGGCTGCTTATCTTACTCATCGTAGTAGTACATTGTATGGTTCCCATCTCAAGGATCTGCCTTCAAGTCCTCACTCTGCCTGTGGTCACAAAAATGAGAGTTCTCGGAAG ATGAAAGCTTCATTACATAATTCTAATCCTGCGATGGAAGGTGCAACAAAGTGGGATCCTGTGTTTTGGAAGGCATTAGACGAAGTCCAAAGTATATACAGCCATTCAAAGCCTATCCACGAACAGGTAGGTGCTGTGTCTATGGTCTCTGCACTGGAGCTAGAACTTGAGCAGGCTCGTGGGCGAATTCATGAACTCGAGACTGAACGACGAtcatcaaagaagaaaattgaacaGTTTCTGAAAAAATTGAGTGAGGAAAGGGCTGTATGGCGAAGCAGAGAGCATGAGAAAGTTCGAGCTATTATTGATGATATAAAATCTGATCTGAACAGAGAGAGGAAAAATCGTCAGAGAACTGAAATAGTTAATTCCAAGTTAGTCTCTGAGTTAGCTGATGCCAAGCAATCAGCAAAACGTTTTATgcaggattttgagaaagagCGCAAGGCTAGAGAACTAATTGAGGAAGTCTGCGATGAGCTTGCTAAGGAGATTGGAGAAGACAAGGCTGAACTTGAAGCACTAAAGAGAGAATCTTTGAATCTGCGGGATGAAGTGGAAGATGAGAGGAGGATGTTGCAGATGGCCGAGGTTTGGCGTGAAGAACGAGTGCAGATGAAGTTAGTAGATGCAAAGGTGACACTTGAAGAGAAATACGCAGAGATGCATAACATAATTGCTGATTTGGAGACATTTCTTAGTTCAAAAAGTTCGATAGCTGATGTGGAGGAAATGGGAAGAGCAGAGCTCCTTCGACAGGTTGCAGCCTCTGTGAATGTCAAGGATATCAGTGCATTTACATATGAGCCATCAAATCCAGAAGATATTTTCTCTATTTTTGAGGATGTTAAATTTGGTGAACCCAATGAGAGGGAGACTGAAAATTGTGGGATATACAGTCCAGCCAGCCATGCTTCAAAAGTTTGCGCTGTTAGTCCAGAGGCAAAAAATTTGTATAACAAAgaagaaaatcagaaaaatttCAGTTCTTATCCGAGTCAAAATGGAGAGGTAGAAGATGAAGATAGTGGATGGGAAACTGTAAGCCATGTGGATGACCAGGGCTCAAGTTATTCGCCTGATGGTAGTGATCCATCTGTGAACAAGTTACGCTCCGAAAGTAGCGTGTCCGGAAGTGGAACTGAATGGGAAGACAATGCAGGTGAGGAGACACCTACCGAGATCATTGAAGTCTGTTCTGTACCAACTGGGCAACTGAAAAAGGTATCATCCATATCTAGGTTGTGGAGGACATTGCCAAACAATGGTGAAAACTACAAGATAATAGCAGTGGATGGTCTGAAAGGAAGACTTTCCCATGGACGTCTTTCAAATGGGACTGTAACTTCCCTAGATCATGGTTCAGGTAAAGGCGGGCTCAGTCCAACGGAATTGATTGGACACTGGAGCTCTCCAGAGTCGAGGAACCACCACATAAACCGGGGGACGAAAGGTTGTATAGAATGGCCACGTGGCCATAAAAAGAGTTTGAAATCAAAGCTTCTGGAGGCAAGGATGGAGACCCAAAAGATTCAGTTGCGCCAAGTCTTAAAGCAGAAGATCTAG